A window of Torulaspora globosa chromosome 8, complete sequence contains these coding sequences:
- the YCX1 gene encoding Ycx1p (ancestral locus Anc_8.458) — protein sequence MQLVLRRLTAALFYLASLALIAYAFHNGNLKTLYLEPLLLLECFIALGLIASDFLTASLSHISSNILQISDRVSGLTLLALGNAVPDITSTYQSMNAGATALALGELFGGIFFLLTVVLGSMALVRPVKLCPPQVIRNLAQDLEHNLKFEEGTILYSRAEFIQDISIFAGLVLLSAIFLADGHLMFWECAVMVLLYCIYAAYLVLYHKGPVEDTDQDALFETGESASDLSTVISNTERACQHEGNITLFNNGIQERRANIRRRIRSYLRSNYNGWVRITLRDCLDIWENEGRLQSPEPPTEENQGFLERPSLDDSETSPLVRRASSLQDVRQLPSVHVFEEQASPPASSSRRLAEDDSLLGVYGRPFTQKSLSCDHIPGVFSSVQGCSNLESQLVPSQEPTIRTWPRDFKLFAYLTDCNMCLPTTEYIALLFTTPVAFTLCLLIPYLHHKNGNGSFHAAEILRLTLLPYVLSFLLSDSTSLPHPYWLFGLSLTLFCILTYRKVRSISRYNASFLAIAGFISCISIICFCVHIVVMTLTDWADNFNISGSILGLTVFAWGNSLGDLVSNVVFVQIGILDLALGACFGSPLLYFVFGVGIDGMLLILKSRKSCDKPLYACQIDYEPDSSLGFSGLGIVLAFLIFAVAVPLNHWQIDGKISMLLLVLYAAVNGYNVLQELF from the coding sequence ATGCAGTTGGTTCTACGCCGGCTAACGGCAGCGTTGTTTTATTTGGCAAGTTTGGCCCTGATAGCATATGCCTTTCACAATGGGAATCTGAAAACGCTATATCTGGAACCGCTATTGCTTTTAGAGTGTTTTATTGCATTGGGACTTATCGCATCCGACTTCCTAACGGCATCGCTGTCGCATATATCGAGCAACATACTGCAGATATCTGATAGGGTCTCTGGTTTAACGTTGTTGGCCCTGGGAAATGCTGTGCCAGATATTACAAGTACCTATCAATCCATGAATGCAGGCGCAACGGCTCTGGCATTGGGCGAACTATTTGGTGGCATCTTCTTTCTATTGACAGTCGTACTGGGTTCAATGGCTCTGGTGCGACCTGTCAAGCTATGCCCACCACAAGTCATACGAAATTTGGCGCAAGATTTAGAGCACAATCTCAAGTTTGAGGAGGGAACTATCCTCTACAGCAGAGCAGAGTTCATTCAGGATATTTCTATATTCGCTGGCTTGGTGCTACTATCAGCCATCTTTTTGGCCGATGGGCACTTGATGTTTTGGGAATGTGCAGTTATGGTTCTGTTATATTGCATCTATGCTGCCTATTTGGTTTTATATCACAAGGGCCCCGTGGAGGATACAGACCAGGACGCACTCTTCGAGACTGGTGAGTCTGCTTCCGATCTGTCAACAGTAATCTCCAACACAGAAAGAGCTTGCCAGCATGAGGGCAACATCAcgcttttcaacaatggGATTCAGGAAAGGAGGGCGAACATCAGGCGTAGAATCCGCAGTTATCTCAGGTCGAATTATAACGGCTGGGTCCGCATTACATTGAGAGACTGTTTGGATATATGGGAGAACGAAGGTCGTTTACAAAGCCCAGAGCCTCCTACCGAGGAGAACCAAGGTTTCCTTGAGCGGCCTAGCCTAGATGATAGCGAAACCTCACCACTGGTACGGCGTGCATCCTCGCTTCAAGACGTGAGACAATTGCCTTCGGTACATGTCTTTGAGGAGCAAGCAAGTCCTCCCGCTTCCTCTTCGCGGAGATTAGCGGAGGATGACTCGCTACTGGGCGTATACGGTAGACCATTTACTCAGAAGTCTTTGAGTTGCGATCACATACCTGGCGTCTTCAGCTCCGTCCAGGGATGTTCGAATCTGGAGAGCCAGCTGGTGCCATCCCAAGAGCCAACAATCAGGACGTGGCCTCGCGACTTCAAGTTGTTCGCTTACTTGACCGACTGTAATATGTGTCTACCGACTACGGAATACATTGCACTTCTTTTCACCACCCCGGTTGCTTTTACGTTATGCCTCCTGATACCCTATCTGCATCATAAGAACGGAAACGGCAGCTTTCACGCCGCTGAAATACTCCGGTTAACCCTGTTGCCTTACGTTTTATCATTCTTGTTAAGTGATTCAACTTCCCTGCCGCATCCGTACTGGTTGTTTGGCCTGTCATTAACTTTATTCTGCATTTTGACGTACAGAAAGGTACGGTCAATTTCACGCTATAATGCAAGCTTCCTGGCAATAGCAGGTTTCATTTCGTGCATATCTATCATTTGCTTCTGTGTTCACATCGTGGTGATGACTCTAACTGATTGGGCGGACAATTTCAACATCTCTGGTAGCATACTCGGCTTAACTGTCTTTGCCTGGGGAAATAGTCTGGGAGATTTAGTTTCAAATGTTGTGTTCGTTCAAATTGGAATCCTCGACCTGGCTCTGGGAGCCTGTTTTGGAAGTCCACTTCTCTATTTCGTCTTTGGCGTTGGCATTGATGGTATGCTGctgatcttgaaaagcagGAAAAGCTGCGACAAGCCGCTTTATGCCTGTCAAATAGATTACGAGCCCGATTCAAGTTTAGGCTTCAGTGGTCTGGGTATAGTGCTGGCTTTCCTCATATTCGCGGTGGCCGTTCCTCTAAATCATTGGCAGATCGATGGAAAAATTAGCATGTTGTTGCTTGTTCTGTATGCCGCGGTAAATGGATATAATGTACTCCAGGAGCTTTTTTAA
- the PRP42 gene encoding mRNA splicing protein PRP42 (ancestral locus Anc_8.457): MDKYSSIVNDANFSTLSLKAASHPKALVHWENLLNYLITKASPLNKTLEPSIYNLIKSTYDSMLYNFPYLENYYIDYALFEYKLGNISRVHKVYQQGLRSFNERSLHLWISYLKICNEVISNHKQLFKLYQKAESLIGLHFMSGEFWEMYLNQIRDRCLTNERYFTVLRKVIEIPLHSFSKFYALWLHCIDDITDLIQLTRIAPKEELLKRLKIDTSFQGRKGPYLADAKKLLRKSTKELYMTVQHQVLEIYSLFESKLHINYYCSAETLIPAEEIATWDSYLTYTINLRIDALIELNFQRALTCLVHYDSVWIKYAHWLIEYKEDLSSAKNVLLRALSLSHKKTAIVRLLYSVLCKLKDYELLDFILEKEENFYATDVELTDDFEIFWDFIQFRIFCANSRLQTRFETQSDQLMPPKVFDIILRRLSHGESRKGQELLLSSLLQFQSKTNTAILETKIFKHIIEADWTFYLRDGCFWYLYCKLIFFEPTRTYLEKRRYIVGEIWEKAKKYGTAVLPKLRHFCQSYIPEDLDLLEDLFESS; the protein is encoded by the coding sequence ATGGACAAGTATAGCTCAATTGTTAATGATGCCAACTTTTCTACGCTTAGCTTGAAAGCTGCTAGCCACCCTAAGGCATTAGTGCATTGGGAGAACCTGTTAAACTATCTCATCACTAAGGCTTCGCCTTTGAATAAGACATTGGAACCATCGATTTACAATCTGATAAAGAGTACTTACGATTCAATGCTGTACAACTTCCCTTATCTGGAAAACTATTATATCGATTACGCTTTGTTCGAGTATAAACTGGGCAATATTTCCAGAGTTCACAAAGTATATCAGCAAGGTCTGCGATCGTTTAATGAAAGATCACTTCACCTTTGGATATCATATCTCAAGATCTGCAATGAAGTGATAAGCAATCACAAGCAACTGTTTAAGTTGTACCAGAAGGCGGAAAGTTTAATTGGATTGCACTTTATGAGTGGTGAATTCTGGGAAATGTACCTGAATCAGATACGTGACCGATGTCTTACAAACGAGCGATACTTTACAGTGCTTCGAAAGGTGATCGAGATACCATTGCATTCGTTCAGCAAGTTCTATGCCCTATGGCTGCACTGCATCGACGACATAACCGACTTAATTCAGCTCACTCGCATAGCACCTAAAGAGGAACTTTTAAAAAGACTAAAGATTGACACATCATTTCAGGGAAGGAAAGGACCATATTTAGCCGATGCCAAAAAGCTTCTCAGAAAGTCCACCAAAGAACTTTACATGACGGTTCAGCACCAAGTTTTAGAGATATATTCCCTTTTTGAATCCAAATTGCATATTAATTACTACTGTTCTGCTGAAACTCTGATTCCAGCTGAAGAGATTGCGACATGGGATAGTTACCTAACATACACAATCAATTTGCGCATCGACGCTTTAATCGAGTTGAACTTCCAGCGAGCTCTGACGTGCCTAGTGCATTATGATAGCGTGTGGATAAAGTACGCACATTGGCTAATTGAATATAAAGAGGACCTGTCCAGCGCAAAAAATGTTTTGTTGCGTGCCCTCTCGCTTTCCCACAAGAAAACTGCCATAGTGAGATTACTCTACTCGGTCCTATGTAAATTGAAGGATTATGAGCTGCTAGATTTTAttctggagaaggaggaaaatTTCTACGCAACTGATGTGGAGCTCACAGATGATTTCGAGATTTTCTGGGATTTCATTCAATTTCGTATATTTTGTGCCAACAGTAGGCTTCAAACTCGCTTTGAGACTCAGTCTGATCAATTGATGCCACCGAAAGTCTTCGATATAATCCTGAGACGGCTCAGCCATGGAGAATCGAGAAAAGGTCAAGAACTTTTACTTTCCTCGTTATTACAGTTTCAAAGTAAGACGAATACGGCCATTCTGGAAACAAAAATATTCAAGCACATTATTGAAGCTGACTGGACTTTTTATTTGAGAGACGGATGTTTCTGGTATCTCTACTGTaagttgatcttctttgagcCTACCAGAACATACCTGGAAAAGAGAAGATATATCGTTGGCGAAATATGGGAGAAAGCGAAGAAATATGGTACAGCAGTCTTGCCCAAGTTACGTCACTTTTGTCAGTCATATATACCTGAGGATCTAGACCTGCTAGAAGATTTATTTGAGAGCTCTTAG
- the HEM3 gene encoding hydroxymethylbilane synthase (ancestral locus Anc_8.456) gives MKEEIKIGGRRSKLAVVQSVTVKLLIEEEFPNYECPVLALQTLGDQVQQKPLYSFGGKALWTKELEDRLYDADPAKKIDLIVHSLKDMPTLLPEGFELGGITRRVDPTDCLVMPLGSPYKNLSDLPAGSVVGTSSVRRSAQLRRKFPQLKFESIRGNIHTRLQKVDDPESPYECIILASAGLIRMGLENRITERFTSEVMYHAVGQGALGLEIRKDDTRVLRVLEKITDLESTVCCLAERALMRTLEGGCSVPIGVESSYDIETKKLVLRGIVVSVDGSMAVEDCQELLINDVREDSMKCGRLLAEKMMADGAKQILDDINLDRIDQ, from the coding sequence ATgaaggaggaaatcaagATAGGTGGGAGAAGGTCGAAGCTGGCAGTGGTGCAATCTGTGACAGTGAAGCTGCTCATAGAGGAAGAATTTCCAAATTACGAATGTCCCGTGCTAGCATTACAGACTCTGGGGGACCAAGTGCAGCAGAAGCCGCTGTACTCGTTCGGTGGCAAGGCTCTATGGACcaaagagctggaggacAGGCTTTACGACGCGGATCcggcgaagaagatagaTCTGATTGTGCATTCGCTCAAAGACATGCCAACGCTCCTGCCTGAAGGCTTCGAGCTGGGCGGTATCACGAGGCGAGTGGATCCCACCGACTGTCTGGTGATGCCCTTGGGGTCACCTTACAAGAATTTGAGTGATTTGCCCGCTGGAAGCGTCGTTGGGACGTCTTCTGTGAGAAGGTCCGCTCAATTGAGGCGGAAATTCCCCCAACTGAAGTTCGAAAGCATTAGAGGCAACATTCACACAAGACTACAAAAAGTTGATGACCCTGAGAGCCCTTACGAATGCATAATCCTTGCCTCTGCCGGTCTTATACGGATGGGTTTGGAAAATAGAATCACAGAGAGGTTCACTTCTGAAGTCATGTACCATGCAGTGGGCCAGGGAGCGTTAGGTCTAGAGATCAGAAAGGATGACACTCGTGTCTTGCGGGTGCTCGAAAAGATCACAGACCTGGAGAGTACTGTATGCTGTTTGGCGGAGCGTGCTTTGATGAGAACCCTCGAGGGAGGCTGCTCTGTTCCAATTGGAGTTGAATCGTCGTATGACATCGAGACGAAGAAACTTGTGCTCCGGGGGATCGTCGTGAGCGTTGATGGCTCAATGGCAGTAGAAGATTGCCAAGAGCTCCTGATCAATGATGTCCGGGAAGATTCGATGAAGTGCGGCAGACTTTTGGCAGAGAAAATGATGGCCGATGGCGCCAAGCAAATTCTGGACGATATCAACCTTGATAGAATCGATCAATAG
- the LYS4 gene encoding homoaconitate hydratase LYS4 (ancestral locus Anc_8.455), whose protein sequence is MLRFSRGFHRYGPLRQGQNLTEKIVQKYAVGVAEGKLVHSGDYVSIKPAHCMSHDNSWPVALKFMGLGATRIHDARQIVNTLDHDIQNSSEKNLTKYKNIENFAKSHGVDFYPAGRGIGHQIMVEEGYAFPLNMTVASDSHSNTYGGIGALGTPVVRTDAAAIWATGQTWWQIPPVAQVELKGELPHGVSGKDIIVALCGLFNQDQVLNHAIEFTGDLLHRLPVDFRLTIANMTTEWGALSGLFPVDKTLINWYRETRLPKLGAGHPRVNEQALSQLEESLPKWKPDADARYAKKLTIDLSTLNHYVSGPNSVKVSNTVQELSRQNIKVDKAYLVSCTNSRLSDLEAAASVVCPSGTTKINKISPNVKFYVAAASSEVESDARASGAWEKLMKAGCIPLPPGCGPCIGLGAGLLEPGEVGISATNRNFKGRMGSKDALAYLASPAVVAASAILGKIASPAEVFGTQEHFSTSVATLTEENLSSAETPAPADNTRPAEILEGFPSEISGELVLCDADNINTDGIYPGKYTYQDDVPRETMAKVCMENYDPEFQTKAKKGDIIVSGFNFGTGSSREQAATAILAKGINLVVSGSFGNIFSRNSINNALLTLEIPALVEKLRTKFKDSPKELTRRTGWFLKWDVANRKVVVTEDSLEGPVVLEQTVGELGKNLQEIIVKGGLEGWVKAQL, encoded by the coding sequence ATGCTGAGATTCAGTAGAGGGTTCCATCGTTACGGTCCTTTGCGCCAGGGTCAGAATTTGACCGAGAAGATCGTCCAAAAATACGCTGTGGGAGTTGCAGAGGGCAAACTGGTGCATTCAGGCGACTATGTGTCGATCAAGCCTGCTCATTGTATGTCGCACGACAACTCGTGGCCAGTGGCGCTGAAATTCATGGGTCTGGGGGCGACCAGGATTCACGATGCCAGGCAGATCGTGAATACGCTGGATCATGATATCCAGAACAGCAGTGAGAAGAATCTGACCAAGTacaagaacatcgagaACTTTGCCAAGAGCCACGGCGTCGACTTCTATCCCGCTGGCAGGGGTATTGGCCACCAGATTATGGTGGAGGAGGGTTATGCGTTCCCATTGAACATGACAGTGGCCTCGGACTCTCACTCGAACACGTACGGTGGTATTGGAGCGTTGGGGACGCCCGTTGTGCGGACCGATGCGGCCGCGATCTGGGCTACCGGGCAAACCTGGTGGCAGATTCCGCCTGTGGCGCAGGTCGAGTTGAAGGGTGAGCTGCCACACGGCGTCTCCGGTAAGGACATCATTGTGGCGCTGTGTGGGCTGTTCAACCAGGACCAGGTGTTGAACCACGCGATCGAGTTCACGGGCGACTTGTTGCACCGGTTGCCAGTCGACTTCAGATTGACTATCGCCAATATGACCACGGAGTGGGGTGCGCTGTCGGGTCTCTTCCCCGTCGACAAGACCTTGATCAATTGGTACCGCGAGACCCGGTTGCCGAAGCTGGGCGCCGGTCATCCAAGAGTCAACGAACAGGCGCTTTCGCAGCTGGAAGAGTCTCTGCCCAAGTGGAAACCGGACGCTGACGCTCGTTACGCCAAGAAACTAACTATTGACCTTTCCACTTTGAACCACTACGTATCGGGCCCAAACAGTGTCAAAGTTTCCAATACTGTGCAGGAGCTCTCGCGCCAGAACATCAAGGTCGACAAGGCTTATTTAGTCTCCTGCACGAACAGTAGGCTGTCGGACTTAGAGGCTGCAGCCAGCGTGGTCTGCCCAAGTGGCACAaccaagatcaacaagatctCCCCAAATGTGAAGTTCTACGTAGCAGCGGCCTCCTCGGAGGTCGAGAGCGACGCCAGGGCCTCAGGCGCCTGGGAGAAACTGATGAAGGCGGGCTGTATCCCGCTGCCACCGGGATGTGGTCCCTGCATCGGTCTAGGTGCCGGGTTGCTGGAGCCAGGTGAAGTCGGCATCAGTGCTACAAACAGAAACTTCAAGGGCAGAATGGGCTCCAAGGATGCCCTAGCATATCTAGCGTCGCCTGCTGTCGTTGCTGCATCAGCCATCCTAGGGAAGATCGCTTCCCCTGCCGAGGTCTTCGGCACCCAGGAGCATTTCAGCACTTCTGTCGCGACTCTGACTGAGGAGAACCTCTCCTCTGCAGAGACTCCCGCTCCAGCCGACAACACACGCCCTGCTGAGATTTTAGAAGGTTTCCCAAGTGAGATATCCGGCGAACTAGTCCTATGTGACGCTGATAACATCAACACCGACGGCATATACCCGGGCAAATACACCTACCAAGACGATGTCCCCAGGGAGACGATGGCCAAGGTCTGCATGGAAAATTACGACCCCGAGTTCCAGACCAAGGCAAAGAAAGGCGACATCATCGTCAGCGGTTTCAACTTCGGTACGGGCTCATCAAGAGAACAGGCTGCCACCGCCATCCTAGCCAAAGGCATCAACCTAGTCGTCTCCGGTTCCTTCGGCAAcatcttttccagaaaCTCCATCAACAACGCTTTGCTGACCCTCGAGATTCCTGCGCTGGTCGAGAAGCTGCGTACCAAGTTCAAGGACTCTCCAAAGGAGCTAACAAGGAGAACCGGATGGTTCCTGAAATGGGACGTTGCCAACAGGAAAGTCGTCGTCACCGAAGACTCTCTTGAAGGACCTGTGGTGCTCGAGCAGACCGTGGGCGAGTTGGGCAAGAACTTGCAAGAGATCATCGTCAAAGGCGGTCTCGAAGGCTGGGTCAAAGCGCAGTTGTAA
- the RTN1 gene encoding Rtn1p (ancestral locus Anc_8.454), translating to MILARTHRVAKGWSEPFISDWIRMSGAPVEKKAECCGLLLWKNPIETGKVFGGLLVGLLILKKVNLITFFLRVLYTAVFITGSLEFVSKLLLGQGLVTAYGPKECPNTVGFLKPRIDNVLLRLPAQQAKFRKLLFAYQPKNNFKAAVVLFFLHKFFSWFSVWTIAFVGVIGAFTLPLVYSIFQTEIDSAVDSGIRVARTKTGEFSSMASEKTKPYLESLDSKLGPVSKFVKSQYHHANTVTPQSTSSKMAAEVPLEPEQRSHGQTSSSTAFPAAPTTEPLGQQTQEFSVDQLQSELKQSTEGLKHDLQQNNAAI from the coding sequence ATGATTCTTGCAAGGACCCATAGAGTGGCTAAAGGCTGGTCAGAACCATTTATTAGTGATTGGATTAGGATGTCGGGTGCTCCAGTTGAGAAAAAGGCCGAATGTTGCGgtttgctgctttggaAAAACCCTATAGAAACTGGTAAAGTGTTTGGAGGATTATTGGTTGGgctgttgatcttgaagaaggttaaCTTGATCACATTCTTTTTGAGAGTGCTTTACACTGCTGTTTTCATCACCGGCTCTTTGGAGTTTGTTTCGAAGCTTCTTTTGGGACAGGGATTGGTGACTGCTTATGGTCCTAAGGAATGTCCTAACACAGTTgggttcttgaagccaCGGATTGACAACGTTTTGTTGAGGCTGCCAGCACAACAGGCCAAGTTCAGAAAGTTGCTGTTCGCGTACCAGCCAAAGAACAACTTCAAGGCGGCCGTGGTGTTGTTCTTCCTGCACAAGTTCTTCTCGTGGTTCTCTGTTTGGACGATTGCATTTGTCGGAGTCATTGGTGCGTTCACGCTGCCATTGGTCTACTCGATTTTCCAAACTGAGATCGACTCAGCTGTCGACAGCGGCATCAGGGTGGCCAGGACAAAGACCGGCGAGTTTTCTAGCATGGCGTCTGAGAAGACTAAGCCTTATCTAGAGTCGTTGGACAGCAAATTGGGACCAGTGTCGAAGTTTGTCAAGAGCCAGTACCACCACGCCAACACGGTGACTCCTCAGTCCACCAGCTCCAAGATGGCCGCCGAGGTGCCATTGGAGCCGGAGCAACGCTCGCATGGTCAGACTTCGTCGTCGACCGCTTTCCCAGCTGCACCAACCACCGAGCCTTTGGGGCAACAAACACAGGAGTTTTCGGTTGACCAGTTGCAGAGTGAGCTGAAACAAAGCACCGAAGGTTTGAAGCACGATTTGCAACAAAACAACGCCGCTATCTAA